A stretch of the Anaeromyxobacter sp. genome encodes the following:
- a CDS encoding PDZ domain-containing protein, translating into MIRPFRLVATLSVALALVLGVAVRFVRADSAAHGAAQAAAPAPRPAPAVLASAGPAGLPDGALALKTAPGAARGQPGDEDYRLDRLPILGRVIHHVYHSYVDPTRIDPKAMVVSALDSVERTVAEVMVQGDDKSAALSVTVGAAQKEFPLKDVDTIWKARVLLGEVMGFVQEHLVAHQDLREIEYAAANGMLNTLDPHSVLLEPKYFKEMKLQTRGEFGGLGFVIAMRDGNLTVVKILKGTPAQRAGLKAKDVIAKIGEQSTVNMDLQDAVDRLRGKPGTSVAITVHRGAWPEPKRMSLQRETINVETVPQAKLLDGGVGYLRLSQFSRNGTRDLTRVINQQRLQAGGSLKGLILDLRGNPGGLLEEAIDLSDLFLAEGVIVKTVGDGAQRIRELKEATTDRDDLTALPLVVLVNNGSASASEIVAGALKNNGRALIVGRQTFGKGSVQSLFDFTEPGRPTEEAALKLTIAQYLTPGDVSIQEVGITPDVALLPGRALKDQINVFAPPRSMGEADLDRHLTNPGAKEKDAAAAAAAAKKQRAEKPALELRYLLEESEDGVAKALKREAAQGHADEDAISAEQAEDEAIDADPDQVKEDYQIRFSRELLLRAPFNDRARLLKEAAALVEEKQAEQEKKLEARLAQLGLDWSAGPARPTGAPRGVVTVTPAAGRPARAGETMAWTVTVENRGDAPFRRLRAWSTSDKNGLLDRREFVFGQVRPGEKRAWTVPVKLPRSMDSRRDEVVLHFDEANDKAPPDVAAAVDVVEVPRPLFALSVQVDDRKGGNGDGLPARGESFTLRVDVRNAGPGAAGEKTFVSLKNLGDEKLFIKKGREVLGALKPGEARAAAMEVELKHGSKLETLPIRLQVFDEKTGEFTSQKLELQVAPAAERVAEEQGAVRVEAAEARVRGGAAAGAPVVASARKGAVLPTTGALPGWRRVEWAKGRFGFVAAAEVVAARGPRGGAVAEAWQREPPRITLSPDPGKGAPVVEAETFRLTGSAMVPASADPDARLRDVYVFVNEEKAFFKVVPEGTAPDARLDFTADLPLKPGLNLVTVFAREDEEFQGRRSFSIFRKPPAAVAETTPAARPATRTP; encoded by the coding sequence ATGATCCGCCCATTCCGGCTCGTCGCCACCCTCTCGGTCGCCCTGGCGCTGGTCCTCGGCGTGGCGGTCCGCTTCGTGCGGGCCGACTCCGCCGCCCACGGCGCGGCGCAGGCCGCGGCGCCCGCGCCGCGCCCCGCCCCTGCGGTGCTGGCCTCGGCCGGGCCGGCCGGGCTGCCCGACGGCGCCCTGGCCCTCAAGACCGCCCCGGGCGCCGCCAGGGGCCAGCCGGGCGACGAGGACTACCGCCTCGACCGGCTCCCCATCCTGGGCCGCGTCATCCACCACGTCTACCACTCGTACGTGGACCCCACCCGCATCGACCCCAAGGCCATGGTGGTCTCGGCGCTCGACTCGGTGGAGCGGACGGTGGCCGAGGTGATGGTGCAGGGCGACGACAAGAGCGCCGCCCTCTCGGTGACGGTGGGCGCCGCGCAGAAGGAGTTCCCCCTCAAGGACGTGGACACCATCTGGAAGGCGCGGGTGCTGCTGGGCGAGGTGATGGGCTTCGTGCAGGAGCACCTGGTGGCCCACCAGGACCTGCGCGAGATCGAGTACGCCGCCGCCAACGGCATGCTCAACACCCTGGATCCGCACTCGGTGCTGCTCGAGCCGAAGTACTTCAAGGAGATGAAGCTGCAGACCCGCGGGGAGTTCGGCGGGCTGGGGTTCGTCATCGCCATGCGCGACGGCAACCTCACGGTGGTGAAGATCCTGAAGGGCACCCCCGCCCAGCGGGCCGGCCTCAAGGCCAAGGACGTCATCGCCAAGATCGGCGAGCAGTCCACCGTCAACATGGACCTGCAGGACGCGGTGGACCGGCTGCGCGGCAAGCCGGGCACCAGCGTGGCCATCACGGTGCACCGCGGCGCCTGGCCCGAGCCCAAGCGCATGAGCCTGCAGCGCGAGACCATCAACGTGGAGACCGTGCCCCAGGCCAAGCTGCTCGACGGCGGGGTGGGCTACCTGCGCCTCTCGCAGTTCTCGCGCAACGGCACGCGCGACCTCACCCGGGTCATCAACCAGCAGCGGCTCCAGGCCGGCGGCAGCCTCAAGGGGCTGATCCTGGACCTGCGCGGCAACCCGGGCGGCCTGCTGGAGGAGGCCATCGACCTCTCCGACCTGTTCCTGGCCGAGGGCGTCATCGTCAAGACGGTGGGCGACGGGGCCCAGCGCATCCGCGAGCTCAAGGAGGCCACCACCGACCGCGACGACCTGACCGCCCTGCCGCTGGTGGTGCTGGTCAACAACGGCTCGGCCTCGGCCAGCGAGATCGTGGCCGGCGCCCTCAAGAACAACGGGCGGGCCCTCATCGTGGGCCGCCAGACCTTCGGCAAGGGGTCGGTCCAGTCGCTCTTCGACTTCACCGAGCCGGGCCGCCCCACCGAGGAGGCCGCCCTCAAGCTCACCATCGCCCAGTACCTCACCCCGGGTGACGTCTCCATCCAGGAGGTGGGCATCACGCCCGACGTGGCGCTGCTGCCGGGCCGGGCCCTGAAGGACCAGATCAACGTCTTCGCCCCGCCGCGCTCCATGGGCGAGGCCGACCTGGACCGCCACCTCACCAACCCCGGCGCCAAGGAGAAGGACGCCGCCGCCGCGGCCGCCGCCGCCAAGAAGCAGCGGGCCGAGAAGCCGGCGCTGGAGCTGCGCTACCTGCTCGAGGAGAGCGAGGACGGCGTGGCCAAGGCGCTCAAGCGCGAGGCCGCCCAGGGGCACGCCGACGAGGACGCCATCTCGGCCGAGCAGGCCGAGGACGAGGCCATCGACGCCGACCCGGACCAGGTGAAGGAGGACTACCAGATCCGCTTCTCCCGCGAGCTGCTGCTGCGGGCCCCCTTCAACGACCGGGCCCGGCTGCTCAAGGAGGCCGCGGCGCTCGTGGAGGAGAAGCAGGCCGAGCAGGAGAAGAAGCTGGAGGCCCGCCTGGCCCAGCTCGGGCTCGACTGGTCGGCTGGCCCGGCCAGGCCGACCGGCGCGCCGCGCGGCGTGGTGACCGTGACCCCGGCCGCCGGCCGCCCGGCCCGCGCCGGCGAGACCATGGCCTGGACCGTGACGGTGGAGAACCGCGGCGACGCCCCCTTCCGCCGCCTGCGCGCCTGGTCCACCTCCGACAAGAACGGCCTGCTGGACCGCCGCGAGTTCGTCTTCGGCCAGGTGCGCCCGGGCGAGAAGCGCGCCTGGACCGTGCCGGTCAAGCTGCCGCGCAGCATGGACAGCCGCCGCGACGAGGTGGTGCTGCACTTCGACGAGGCCAACGACAAGGCCCCGCCCGACGTGGCCGCCGCGGTGGACGTGGTGGAGGTGCCCCGGCCGCTCTTCGCCCTCTCGGTGCAGGTGGACGACCGCAAGGGCGGCAACGGCGACGGCCTGCCGGCGCGCGGCGAGAGCTTCACCCTGCGGGTGGACGTGCGCAACGCCGGGCCCGGCGCGGCCGGCGAGAAGACCTTCGTGTCGCTCAAGAACCTGGGCGACGAGAAGCTCTTCATCAAGAAGGGGCGCGAGGTGCTGGGCGCCCTCAAGCCGGGCGAGGCCCGCGCCGCCGCCATGGAGGTGGAGCTGAAGCACGGGTCCAAGCTGGAGACGCTGCCCATCCGGCTGCAGGTCTTCGACGAGAAGACCGGCGAGTTCACCTCGCAGAAGCTGGAGCTGCAGGTGGCCCCGGCGGCCGAGCGGGTGGCCGAGGAGCAGGGCGCGGTGCGGGTCGAGGCGGCCGAGGCCCGGGTGCGCGGCGGCGCCGCGGCCGGCGCCCCGGTGGTGGCCTCCGCCCGCAAGGGCGCGGTGCTGCCCACCACCGGCGCGCTGCCCGGCTGGCGGCGCGTCGAGTGGGCCAAGGGTCGCTTCGGCTTCGTGGCCGCGGCCGAGGTGGTGGCGGCCAGGGGGCCGCGCGGCGGCGCCGTGGCCGAGGCCTGGCAGCGCGAGCCCCCGCGCATCACCCTCAGCCCGGATCCGGGCAAGGGCGCCCCGGTGGTGGAGGCCGAGACCTTCCGGCTCACCGGCAGCGCCATGGTGCCGGCCTCGGCCGACCCCGACGCCCGGCTGCGCGACGTCTACGTCTTCGTCAACGAGGAGAAGGCCTTCTTCAAGGTGGTGCCCGAGGGCACCGCGCCCGACGCCCGGCTCGACTTCACCGCCGACCTGCCGCTCAAGCCGGGCCTCAACCTGGTGACGGTCTTCGCGCGCGAGGACGAGGAGTTCCAGGGCCGGCGCAGCTTCTCCATCTTCCGCAAGCCGCCGGCGGCGGTGGCCGAGACCACCCCCGCGGCGCGGCCCGCCACCCGCACCCCCTGA